A single region of the Undibacterium piscinae genome encodes:
- a CDS encoding ornithine cyclodeaminase, translating to MVTFIGTQEMQAHLTKTRHENAIATLAGMIKEDYLRWNNFDKCARVASHSDVGVIELMPISDGEQYSFKYVNGHPKNTQAGLLTVTAFGVLSDVSTGYPRVLSELTLTTALRTAATSVLAAQYLARKNSRSMALIGNGAQSEFQAIAFHCILGITELRVYDVDPAATDKLINNLRAYPNLRIIRAGSTSEATKGADIITTVTADKTNALILLPEMISPGTHINGVGGDCPGKTELHPAILDNARVIVEFEPQSRIEGELQQMPADFVVTELWRVIDGSAAGRENEQQVTVFDSVGFALEDFSAMRYVEKYVVQKDSRILDLIPELQNPKDLFGMGAAAETSKPASPIATENAVPISA from the coding sequence ATGGTGACGTTTATCGGCACACAAGAAATGCAAGCACACTTGACTAAAACCCGCCATGAGAACGCAATCGCGACTTTGGCCGGCATGATCAAGGAAGATTATTTGCGCTGGAATAATTTTGACAAATGTGCGCGCGTCGCCAGCCACTCTGACGTAGGTGTCATAGAATTAATGCCGATTTCCGACGGCGAGCAATATTCGTTTAAATACGTCAACGGCCACCCAAAAAACACTCAGGCAGGCTTACTCACGGTCACCGCTTTTGGCGTATTGTCTGACGTCAGCACCGGTTATCCGCGCGTGTTGTCCGAGCTGACCTTAACCACCGCGCTGCGCACTGCCGCCACTTCGGTACTGGCCGCACAATACCTGGCACGCAAGAATAGTCGCAGCATGGCCCTGATCGGTAATGGCGCGCAAAGCGAGTTTCAGGCCATTGCCTTTCACTGCATTTTGGGCATCACGGAATTGCGCGTGTATGACGTTGACCCGGCTGCCACCGATAAACTGATCAATAATCTGCGCGCCTATCCGAATTTGCGTATCATACGTGCCGGCTCGACGTCTGAGGCGACCAAAGGTGCTGACATCATCACCACAGTGACCGCAGACAAGACCAATGCCTTGATCCTGCTGCCGGAAATGATTAGCCCTGGCACGCATATCAATGGTGTCGGCGGTGATTGCCCGGGTAAAACCGAGCTGCATCCGGCGATACTCGACAATGCCCGCGTGATCGTCGAATTTGAACCACAATCACGTATAGAAGGCGAATTGCAGCAAATGCCGGCCGATTTCGTGGTCACTGAATTGTGGCGCGTGATAGACGGTAGTGCAGCCGGTCGCGAGAACGAACAGCAGGTCACTGTGTTTGATTCGGTTGGCTTTGCGCTGGAAGATTTTTCCGCCATGCGTTACGTAGAAAAATATGTCGTGCAAAAAGATTCGCGCATTCTGGATTTGATCCCGGAATTGCAAAATCCCAAGGACTTGTTCGGGATGGGTGCTGCCGCAGAAACGAGCAAACCAGCCAGCCCTATCGCCACAGAAAATGCCGTACCAATATCAGCTTAA
- a CDS encoding nuclear transport factor 2 family protein, producing the protein MTPPFNAVTAVLNDYFDGLYGSDTQLLRRVFHPAALYACASDGKLSTLTMKEYFPIVDQRQSPASRLEVRRDEIISLEFAGPVSAFARVKCAIGHKHFTDFLTLLYLDDRWQIISKVFHYDLAIEASAEP; encoded by the coding sequence ATGACGCCGCCTTTTAACGCCGTGACGGCGGTCCTGAATGACTACTTCGATGGTCTGTACGGTAGCGATACACAGCTACTACGCCGCGTCTTCCATCCGGCTGCACTGTATGCCTGCGCCAGCGACGGCAAGCTATCAACGCTGACGATGAAGGAATATTTCCCTATTGTCGACCAACGCCAGTCACCGGCAAGCCGACTCGAAGTACGCCGCGACGAAATTATTTCGCTAGAGTTCGCCGGACCGGTCAGCGCGTTTGCACGTGTCAAGTGCGCGATCGGCCATAAACACTTTACTGACTTTCTGACGCTACTTTACCTGGACGATCGCTGGCAAATCATCAGCAAGGTATTTCACTATGATCTGGCCATAGAAGCGAGCGCTGAGCCTTAG
- a CDS encoding 4-oxalocrotonate tautomerase family protein, whose product MPYVNIQITRDGVSAEQKAELIRATTELLVRVLNKDPATTHIVIQEVDTDNWGIAGQTVTALRAAK is encoded by the coding sequence ATGCCCTACGTGAATATACAAATCACCCGCGATGGCGTTAGCGCCGAACAAAAAGCCGAATTAATCCGCGCCACCACCGAGCTACTGGTAAGGGTATTAAATAAAGACCCAGCCACCACCCATATCGTGATCCAAGAAGTCGACACAGATAATTGGGGTATCGCCGGGCAAACCGTCACCGCCCTGAGAGCGGCCAAATGA
- the gstA gene encoding glutathione transferase GstA, whose product MKLYFSPGACSLAPHIILRESASAFTLEQVDIATHLTGEGRDYFQINPKGQVPALLLEDGNLLSEGPVIAQYIAERAVNHTLMPVAGSLARYRVLEWQNYITAELHKSFSPLFNPEFEPAAKSLHTQLLRKKYTWLESQLNDSGYLTGADFTVADAYLFAVTGWAKYLNLDLSDLPKLQGLLARVAARPAVYQAMQAEGLLK is encoded by the coding sequence ATGAAACTCTACTTCTCCCCTGGCGCCTGCTCACTCGCGCCCCATATCATCCTGCGCGAGTCTGCCAGCGCCTTTACGCTAGAGCAAGTCGACATCGCGACTCACCTCACTGGCGAAGGCCGCGACTATTTTCAGATTAATCCTAAGGGCCAGGTACCCGCACTGTTGCTGGAAGATGGCAACCTGCTCAGTGAAGGTCCGGTGATTGCGCAATACATCGCAGAACGAGCAGTCAACCACACCCTGATGCCGGTCGCAGGCAGCCTGGCGCGTTACCGCGTATTGGAATGGCAGAACTATATTACAGCCGAGCTGCACAAGTCATTCAGTCCCTTGTTCAATCCTGAATTTGAGCCAGCCGCAAAGAGCTTACACACTCAATTACTGCGCAAAAAATATACTTGGCTAGAGAGCCAGTTAAACGATAGCGGATATCTGACTGGAGCCGACTTCACCGTGGCAGATGCCTATTTGTTCGCGGTCACAGGCTGGGCTAAATACCTTAATTTAGACTTGTCTGATTTGCCTAAGTTACAGGGTTTGCTAGCACGAGTGGCGGCCCGCCCGGCAGTCTATCAAGCCATGCAAGCGGAAGGCCTGCTCAAGTAG
- the benE gene encoding benzoate/H(+) symporter BenE family transporter: protein MTTAKSPAHPDSAAVSSDTPGSPFQSQLALRQAHDVFPALLAGFIAVLISYAGPALLILQAGQSARLSQAQMASWVWAISIGAGACSAWLSWRHRIPVICAWNTPGAALLVSALATVPYHQAIGAYLFAAAALWLVGVSGVFERLMSVIPKSLCAAMLAGILFKFGVEVFAGARSEVAGAPLLVAAMFLGYLIFKRSSARYAIVLTLLLGIALWLGLGWGDNAAAFNGASRSVLPFTFHLSLTQPVWTTPELSLSAIISIGLPLAVLCLTGQQVPGVAVLRAANYHAPVSKLVSTTGLASLITAPFGSHGINLAAITAAICTGPEAHHLPEKRWLAGVACGVFYLLIGSFAGSLTDSFMHLPPALVATVAGLALLGAIQNGLVNAMSVTSEREAALLTFIVTASNITLLGLGSACWGIGIGLLSYFVLRPRAS from the coding sequence ATGACTACTGCAAAATCCCCCGCCCACCCTGACTCTGCCGCCGTCTCGTCCGACACGCCCGGCAGCCCCTTTCAATCGCAGCTTGCCTTACGTCAGGCACATGATGTGTTTCCTGCACTACTGGCCGGTTTCATCGCGGTACTGATCTCGTATGCCGGACCCGCGCTGTTGATTTTGCAGGCAGGTCAAAGCGCCAGACTGAGCCAGGCGCAAATGGCATCGTGGGTCTGGGCGATCTCTATCGGTGCCGGCGCCTGCAGCGCCTGGCTAAGCTGGCGTCACAGAATCCCGGTGATCTGCGCCTGGAACACGCCCGGCGCAGCCTTGCTGGTGAGCGCCTTAGCTACGGTACCGTATCATCAGGCCATCGGGGCCTACCTGTTCGCGGCAGCAGCGCTGTGGTTAGTTGGCGTGAGCGGTGTATTTGAACGGCTGATGTCCGTCATCCCCAAAAGCCTGTGCGCAGCGATGTTGGCAGGCATCTTGTTTAAGTTCGGCGTAGAAGTTTTTGCCGGAGCGCGCAGCGAGGTTGCCGGTGCGCCTTTACTGGTGGCGGCGATGTTTCTCGGCTACCTGATCTTCAAGCGCAGTTCGGCACGCTACGCCATCGTCCTGACCTTGTTACTGGGAATTGCGCTGTGGCTAGGTCTGGGCTGGGGCGATAATGCTGCGGCGTTCAATGGCGCAAGCCGCAGTGTCTTGCCGTTTACCTTTCATTTATCCTTAACCCAGCCGGTCTGGACCACACCCGAACTCTCACTCAGTGCCATCATCAGCATAGGTTTACCGCTAGCCGTCTTGTGCCTGACCGGTCAACAGGTTCCCGGAGTGGCAGTACTGCGCGCCGCTAACTACCACGCTCCGGTCAGTAAGCTAGTCAGTACCACCGGTCTGGCCAGCCTCATCACCGCGCCGTTCGGCTCGCATGGCATTAATCTGGCCGCGATCACGGCCGCGATCTGCACCGGCCCGGAAGCGCATCACCTGCCAGAAAAACGCTGGCTGGCAGGTGTCGCCTGCGGTGTCTTTTATCTGCTGATAGGCAGCTTTGCAGGTTCGCTAACCGACAGCTTCATGCACTTGCCGCCAGCACTGGTAGCCACCGTAGCCGGACTGGCTTTACTAGGCGCAATCCAGAATGGTTTAGTCAATGCCATGAGTGTAACCAGCGAACGTGAAGCGGCCCTACTGACCTTTATCGTCACCGCATCAAATATTACTTTACTGGGATTAGGTTCAGCCTGCTGGGGCATAGGCATAGGATTGCTCAGTTATTTTGTGCTGCGACCAAGAGCAAGCTGA
- a CDS encoding PLP-dependent aminotransferase family protein, whose amino-acid sequence MQHSYRQLADHLMHEIKAGNYQVGERLPSVRAYAGAHEVSASTVIRCYRYLEGLGMVTARSKSGMYVADWKAQNLSRKDQRQANESKPPAVEYDKLMSHQHRMMQLYALTAQPLHLGLHLASAAPQWYPCEALAKIGQRLLRHDAQAIGVYPTGTGLPVLKSALIHHLASFGVDLQAQDLLITNGSTEALSVALRAVAQAGDAVIVESPVYFGLLQMIENLGLKALEVPCVAGAGISLEALEYALEHHAGVKAIVAMPNFQNPLGCAMSEKNKRRLLKLVEHYDIALIEDDVFGDLSHEAERPQPVKAWDRHGHVIYCGSCSKSMAPAFRLGWIAGGRYHARIAALKLSHSLVTPLFEQAVLAEFLHSGALPSHLRKLRERLVANIPLVLAAVRRYFPAGTLVISPAGGWWLWLELPEKVDSLALLRLAVSEGIAFTPGVMFSNSAKYAHFMRLNIGRPWDRELEQGIKILGQLVAQLMYSLAGL is encoded by the coding sequence ATGCAGCACAGTTATCGGCAGTTGGCGGATCATCTGATGCACGAGATCAAGGCCGGTAATTATCAGGTCGGTGAACGCCTGCCCTCGGTGCGCGCCTATGCGGGCGCGCACGAGGTCAGCGCATCGACCGTGATCCGCTGTTATCGCTATCTCGAAGGCCTGGGCATGGTGACAGCGCGCTCCAAATCGGGCATGTATGTGGCCGACTGGAAAGCGCAAAACCTTAGCCGCAAAGACCAGCGTCAAGCTAATGAAAGCAAGCCGCCGGCGGTCGAATACGATAAATTGATGTCGCATCAGCACCGCATGATGCAGTTGTATGCGCTCACTGCACAACCCTTGCATCTGGGGCTGCATCTGGCTAGCGCCGCGCCGCAATGGTATCCGTGTGAGGCGTTGGCCAAGATAGGGCAAAGGCTGTTGCGCCATGATGCGCAGGCGATAGGCGTGTACCCAACCGGTACCGGCTTGCCGGTTTTAAAGAGCGCCTTGATTCATCATCTGGCTAGCTTCGGGGTCGATCTGCAAGCGCAGGATTTGCTTATCACCAATGGTAGTACCGAGGCGCTGAGCGTAGCCTTGCGCGCGGTGGCACAAGCGGGCGATGCCGTCATCGTCGAATCGCCGGTGTACTTTGGCTTGCTGCAAATGATAGAAAATCTGGGGCTGAAAGCATTGGAAGTGCCTTGCGTTGCGGGTGCCGGTATCAGCCTGGAGGCGCTGGAATATGCACTGGAGCATCATGCCGGTGTAAAGGCGATCGTCGCGATGCCGAATTTCCAGAATCCGCTGGGCTGCGCCATGTCGGAAAAAAACAAGCGGCGCTTGCTAAAACTGGTAGAGCACTACGACATCGCCCTGATCGAGGATGATGTCTTTGGCGACCTGTCGCACGAAGCCGAGCGTCCGCAGCCGGTCAAGGCCTGGGACAGACATGGTCACGTGATTTATTGCGGCTCTTGCAGTAAAAGTATGGCTCCGGCATTTCGGCTCGGTTGGATCGCCGGTGGCCGTTATCACGCCCGCATCGCCGCTTTGAAATTGAGCCATTCCTTAGTGACTCCCTTGTTTGAGCAGGCGGTGCTGGCTGAGTTCTTGCACAGCGGCGCACTGCCATCGCATCTGCGTAAATTGCGCGAACGGCTGGTGGCGAATATTCCGCTGGTGCTGGCTGCGGTACGGCGTTATTTTCCGGCGGGTACGCTAGTGATCAGTCCGGCCGGCGGTTGGTGGCTATGGCTTGAGCTGCCGGAGAAAGTCGATAGCCTGGCTTTGCTGCGATTGGCAGTCAGCGAAGGTATTGCCTTCACACCGGGGGTGATGTTTTCCAATTCGGCCAAGTACGCGCATTTTATGCGCCTCAACATTGGGCGGCCCTGGGATAGAGAGTTAGAGCAGGGCATCAAAATTTTGGGGCAACTGGTAGCGCAGTTGATGTACAGTCTTGCTGGGCTTTGA
- a CDS encoding Na+/H+ antiporter subunit C gives MEIVMACAIGLLTSCGVWLLLRARTYQVIIGLALLGYAVNLFIFSMGRLAVDKEPVLAAGVPTTLQHYIDPMPQALVLTAIVIGFAMTALFLVVMLAQRGFFGNDHVDGTPDPSPEPEPEQQS, from the coding sequence ATGGAAATCGTCATGGCCTGTGCCATCGGCCTGCTTACCAGTTGCGGGGTCTGGCTACTACTCAGAGCGCGTACCTATCAAGTCATCATCGGCCTCGCTTTGTTGGGCTATGCAGTCAACCTGTTCATCTTCAGCATGGGGCGTTTAGCCGTCGATAAAGAACCGGTGCTGGCGGCTGGGGTACCGACCACGCTGCAACATTACATCGATCCTATGCCGCAGGCCCTGGTGCTGACCGCGATCGTGATCGGTTTTGCCATGACAGCCTTATTTTTGGTGGTGATGCTGGCGCAGCGCGGTTTCTTTGGCAACGATCATGTGGATGGCACGCCAGATCCAAGTCCGGAACCAGAACCGGAGCAGCAGTCATGA
- a CDS encoding HAD-IA family hydrolase, with protein sequence MKLARPQAILFDLDGTLADTAPDLAAAVNLMRTSRGLTAAPYDSLRPFASAGARGLLGAGFGITPEQDGYEAMRIEFLSNYESSIAELSHLFADISTLLDGLSALNLPWGIVTNKAARFTDPLVPLLGLHDAACIISGDTTAHAKPHPEPLFEAARRINIDPLLCWYIGDDLRDIQAGQAAGMISLAAAWGYCGASEPLHWNADVTLANPMELLELIRTTDLPNKGS encoded by the coding sequence ATGAAACTTGCACGCCCACAAGCGATATTATTTGACCTCGACGGAACGCTGGCAGATACCGCCCCGGATCTTGCCGCCGCCGTCAACCTGATGCGAACCTCACGCGGCCTCACCGCCGCGCCTTACGACAGCCTACGGCCGTTCGCCTCGGCAGGTGCGCGCGGTCTGCTCGGCGCTGGATTCGGCATCACTCCCGAACAAGACGGATACGAAGCGATGCGCATAGAGTTTTTAAGCAACTATGAATCATCGATTGCGGAACTCAGTCATCTGTTCGCGGACATCTCCACGCTTCTGGATGGCTTGAGTGCACTGAATTTACCCTGGGGCATAGTTACCAATAAAGCGGCCAGGTTTACCGATCCTCTCGTACCACTTTTGGGCCTGCATGATGCCGCATGCATCATCTCAGGAGACACCACTGCTCACGCCAAACCCCACCCGGAACCTTTGTTTGAAGCGGCCCGCCGCATCAATATCGATCCACTCCTATGCTGGTACATAGGCGATGACTTAAGGGATATTCAGGCTGGCCAGGCGGCGGGCATGATTAGCCTCGCCGCTGCATGGGGTTATTGCGGAGCCTCAGAACCACTCCATTGGAACGCTGATGTGACTCTTGCAAACCCTATGGAATTGCTGGAATTAATACGCACCACAGATTTGCCTAACAAAGGCTCTTGA
- the ubiG gene encoding bifunctional 2-polyprenyl-6-hydroxyphenol methylase/3-demethylubiquinol 3-O-methyltransferase UbiG — protein sequence MTNLNADPAEIQKFSDLAHRWWDPTSEFRPLHEINPLRLEWINNCVALSGKNVIDIGCGGGILAESMARKGAKVTGIDLSDKALKVADLHGLESGISVRYEKIAAEDMADREAGQYDVVTCMEMLEHVPDPASIIRACAKLVKPGGHVFFSTLNRNAKSYLFAVIGAEYLLQMLPKGTHDYAKFITPAELSQAIRNAGLELNAIKGMSYNPLSKIYSLNQDTSVNYLVACTRPA from the coding sequence ATGACTAACCTGAACGCCGACCCCGCAGAAATCCAGAAATTCAGTGACCTCGCCCATCGTTGGTGGGATCCCACTTCTGAATTTCGCCCTTTACATGAAATCAATCCTTTGCGCCTTGAATGGATTAATAATTGCGTAGCCTTATCCGGGAAAAACGTCATTGACATAGGCTGCGGCGGCGGCATCCTGGCAGAGTCTATGGCGAGAAAAGGCGCGAAAGTGACCGGTATCGACCTCTCCGACAAGGCACTCAAAGTTGCCGATTTACACGGACTAGAATCAGGAATTAGCGTACGTTACGAAAAAATCGCTGCAGAAGACATGGCTGACCGTGAAGCCGGGCAATACGATGTAGTTACTTGCATGGAAATGCTGGAACACGTTCCCGACCCTGCATCCATCATTCGCGCCTGTGCAAAATTGGTCAAACCTGGTGGACACGTGTTTTTCTCCACATTGAACCGTAACGCAAAGTCTTACCTGTTTGCCGTAATTGGTGCCGAGTACTTATTGCAAATGCTGCCAAAAGGTACGCATGATTACGCCAAATTTATTACGCCTGCAGAATTGTCTCAAGCCATCCGCAATGCAGGCCTGGAACTGAACGCGATCAAAGGCATGAGCTATAACCCATTGAGTAAAATCTATTCGCTCAACCAGGATACCAGCGTTAATTACCTGGTCGCCTGCACTCGCCCCGCCTAA
- a CDS encoding OmpA family protein — MKILVKLVIAASAVVAFSASAQTVTDITAKTPNSAYVQDARGVIARDPFGLCWRTGYWTPADSDAVVGCDGVVAKAAPVVAAAPVAAPVAPVKAAPVAPTSEKVTFAADAFFDFDKAVLKPEAKTKLDDMAAKLKGINLEVVIAVGHTDSVGSDAYNQKLSIKRAEAVKAYLVSNGGIEASRVYTEGKGKKQPVADNKTAEGRTKNRRVEIEVVGTRAVKK; from the coding sequence ATGAAAATTTTAGTCAAACTCGTTATTGCAGCGTCCGCAGTTGTCGCTTTTTCCGCATCCGCACAAACAGTGACGGATATCACCGCAAAAACTCCAAACAGCGCCTACGTTCAAGACGCTCGCGGTGTTATCGCACGTGACCCGTTCGGTCTGTGCTGGAGAACAGGTTACTGGACACCAGCAGATTCCGACGCAGTTGTAGGTTGCGACGGCGTTGTTGCTAAAGCGGCTCCAGTTGTTGCAGCTGCTCCAGTTGCCGCTCCAGTTGCTCCAGTTAAGGCAGCTCCAGTTGCACCGACATCTGAAAAAGTCACTTTTGCAGCTGACGCTTTCTTTGACTTCGACAAAGCAGTTCTGAAGCCAGAAGCAAAAACAAAGCTGGATGACATGGCCGCAAAACTGAAAGGTATCAACCTGGAAGTTGTTATCGCTGTTGGTCACACTGACTCTGTTGGTTCCGATGCTTACAACCAAAAATTGTCTATCAAACGTGCTGAAGCCGTTAAAGCTTACCTGGTAAGCAACGGTGGTATCGAAGCTAGCCGTGTTTACACTGAAGGCAAAGGCAAAAAACAACCTGTTGCTGACAACAAAACTGCTGAAGGCCGCACTAAAAACCGTCGCGTAGAAATCGAAGTTGTCGGTACACGCGCTGTGAAAAAATAA
- the serC gene encoding 3-phosphoserine/phosphohydroxythreonine transaminase, translated as MATIYNFSAGPAVLPKEVLQQAAAEMLDWHGSGMSVMEMSHRGAEFMSIIAAAQSDLRELLAVPDNYKILFLQGGGLGENAIVPMNLMGRKPQPATADFIHTGSWSGKSIKEARKYGNVNIAASAEVSGYTAVPARASWNLSKDAAYVHLCTNETIDGVEYHFTPEVAGDTADAPIVADMSSHILSRVIDVSKYGVIFGGAQKNIGPAGLTIVIVREDLLGHALPCCPSAFDWKIVADNDSMYNTPPTYAIYIAGLVFQWLKRQGGVAAMELKNIAKAQLLYDYLDTSDFYVNRIAKDCRSRMNIPFFLRDESHNAAFLAAAKERGLLQLKGHKSVGGMRASIYNAMPIEGVQALVSFMQEFAISHA; from the coding sequence ATGGCGACTATCTACAATTTTTCGGCAGGACCGGCGGTCTTGCCAAAAGAAGTGTTGCAGCAGGCCGCGGCAGAAATGCTTGATTGGCATGGTAGTGGCATGTCGGTCATGGAAATGAGTCACCGCGGTGCGGAATTTATGTCGATTATTGCGGCGGCTCAAAGTGATTTGCGTGAATTGCTGGCGGTTCCGGATAACTACAAAATCTTGTTTTTGCAAGGTGGCGGTCTGGGCGAGAATGCCATCGTCCCTATGAATCTGATGGGGCGCAAACCGCAGCCGGCGACTGCCGATTTTATCCATACCGGATCATGGTCAGGTAAATCGATAAAAGAAGCGCGCAAGTACGGCAACGTAAATATTGCCGCGTCTGCCGAAGTAAGCGGGTATACGGCAGTGCCGGCGCGTGCTAGCTGGAACTTGTCGAAAGACGCTGCCTATGTGCATCTGTGCACCAACGAAACCATAGACGGCGTTGAATATCATTTCACGCCGGAGGTGGCTGGCGATACCGCAGATGCCCCTATCGTTGCTGATATGTCTTCGCATATCTTGTCTCGCGTGATTGATGTTTCCAAATATGGCGTGATTTTTGGCGGCGCACAGAAAAATATCGGTCCGGCCGGATTGACGATCGTCATCGTACGTGAAGATTTGCTCGGACATGCCTTGCCGTGCTGTCCTTCCGCCTTCGACTGGAAAATTGTCGCCGACAATGATTCCATGTACAACACTCCGCCAACCTATGCGATCTATATTGCTGGTTTGGTGTTTCAGTGGCTCAAGCGCCAGGGCGGCGTTGCGGCAATGGAATTGAAAAATATCGCAAAAGCGCAGTTGCTTTATGACTATCTGGACACTTCCGATTTTTATGTCAATCGTATCGCGAAGGATTGCCGTTCGCGCATGAACATTCCCTTTTTCTTGCGCGATGAATCGCATAACGCGGCATTTCTTGCGGCGGCAAAAGAGCGTGGTTTACTGCAATTGAAGGGACATAAATCAGTCGGTGGTATGCGCGCTTCGATTTACAACGCCATGCCTATCGAAGGTGTACAGGCGCTTGTGAGTTTTATGCAGGAATTTGCCATTAGTCACGCATAA
- the pheA gene encoding prephenate dehydratase yields the protein MSDNKLLPLRHQIDAIDAQILDLLNQRARVAEAVGHLKAETNAPVFRPEREAQVLRGVAERNPGPLNSDDVQLIFREIMSACRALERRVVVAFLGPVGTFSEQAVYQQFGHAIQALPCVSIDEVFRATEAGTADFGVVPIENSSEGAINRTLDLLLQTSLAISGELAIPVQHSLMSKSGNMEGITRICAHSQALAQCQAWLNQHYPHVERQAVASNAEAARMASGDFSVAAIASEIAGHQYHLGIVSAHIQDDPHNRTRFAVIGRLHTTPSGKDQTSLVLAVPNKAGAVYNLLAPLSKHSVSMTRFESRPARTGNWEYYFYVDVEGHVMDAKVAAAMAELNDNAAFFKVLGSYPCTV from the coding sequence ATGAGCGACAATAAATTACTCCCCCTGCGTCATCAGATCGATGCAATCGACGCCCAGATCCTTGATTTGCTGAATCAGCGCGCCCGTGTAGCGGAGGCGGTTGGCCATCTGAAGGCAGAAACCAATGCGCCGGTATTTCGCCCTGAGCGCGAGGCTCAGGTGTTGCGCGGCGTGGCCGAACGCAATCCTGGTCCGCTCAATAGCGACGACGTGCAGCTAATTTTCCGTGAAATCATGTCTGCCTGCCGCGCTCTGGAGCGCCGCGTGGTGGTGGCTTTTCTGGGGCCAGTCGGCACCTTCAGTGAGCAGGCCGTGTATCAGCAGTTTGGTCATGCGATTCAGGCTTTGCCATGCGTGTCTATCGACGAAGTATTCCGCGCCACTGAGGCCGGTACTGCTGATTTTGGCGTGGTGCCTATCGAGAATTCTTCTGAGGGCGCGATTAACCGTACCCTTGATTTGCTATTGCAAACCAGTCTTGCCATTAGTGGCGAGCTGGCAATTCCGGTCCAACATAGTTTGATGAGTAAATCCGGCAATATGGAAGGTATCACCCGTATCTGCGCCCATTCGCAAGCCTTGGCGCAATGTCAGGCTTGGCTCAATCAGCACTATCCTCATGTGGAACGTCAGGCGGTCGCTTCCAATGCGGAAGCCGCCCGTATGGCTAGCGGTGATTTCAGCGTAGCGGCGATCGCCAGCGAAATCGCCGGACATCAATATCATCTGGGCATAGTCAGCGCGCATATCCAGGATGATCCGCATAATCGTACCCGTTTTGCGGTGATAGGACGCTTGCATACGACGCCTAGCGGCAAGGATCAGACTTCGCTGGTGCTGGCGGTGCCGAATAAGGCTGGCGCCGTATATAACCTGCTGGCACCCTTGTCGAAACACAGTGTTTCGATGACGCGTTTTGAGTCGCGTCCGGCACGTACCGGCAATTGGGAATACTATTTCTACGTGGATGTCGAAGGTCATGTGATGGATGCCAAGGTGGCGGCAGCCATGGCTGAGCTCAATGATAATGCAGCCTTCTTCAAGGTGCTTGGTTCATATCCCTGCACGGTGTAG